From a region of the Thermoflexus hugenholtzii JAD2 genome:
- a CDS encoding HDIG domain-containing metalloprotein: MPTREDAWALVCEFTQSENLRRHMLAVEAAMRAYARYFGEDEESWGLVGLLHDFDYERYPNVAPDGHPNQGARILRERGWPEDIIRSILSHATEVTGVPRVTRRDKALFAVDELTGLITAVALVRPDRSLYSVTVDSIFKKWKDRRFAAGVNRADIERGAAELGVPLEEHVARVLEAMQGIAPILGLDGSAR; encoded by the coding sequence ATGCCCACCCGGGAGGACGCGTGGGCGCTGGTGTGCGAGTTCACTCAAAGCGAGAACCTGCGGCGCCACATGCTGGCGGTGGAGGCGGCCATGCGGGCTTACGCCCGCTACTTCGGAGAGGATGAGGAGTCCTGGGGTCTGGTCGGGCTCCTTCACGATTTCGACTACGAACGCTACCCGAACGTCGCCCCCGACGGCCACCCCAACCAGGGGGCGCGCATCCTCCGGGAGCGCGGATGGCCGGAGGACATCATCCGCTCCATCCTCTCCCACGCCACCGAAGTCACCGGCGTCCCCCGGGTCACCCGGCGGGACAAGGCGCTTTTCGCCGTGGACGAGCTGACCGGCCTCATCACCGCCGTCGCCCTGGTCCGGCCCGACCGCAGCCTATATAGCGTGACCGTGGACTCGATCTTCAAGAAATGGAAGGATCGGCGGTTCGCCGCCGGGGTGAACCGGGCGGACATCGAGCGGGGGGCGGCGGAGCTGGGAGTGCCCCTGGAGGAGCATGTGGCCCGCGTCCTGGAGGCCATGCAGGGGATCGCTCCCATCCTGGGCCTGGATGGATCGGCACGATGA
- the polA gene encoding DNA polymerase I, giving the protein MGSLVVLVDGHSLAYRAYYALLRQGLQTRKGEPTHAVYGFTSMLLKVWREHRPDYMAVAFDVGRTFRHEAFAEYKATRAERPSDFDTQLARIRQIIEAFAIPILAAEGYEADDVIGTAARQALERGMEVLIVTGDTDTFQLIRPGIRVLTSRRHFDDIVIYDVQAIRERYGLEPHQLVDLKALTGDPSDNVPGVRGIGERTATELLKRYGSLENVYAHLDEIQPERVRRLLEAGREQAFLSKELVRIRTDAPIAVDWEACRVGRYNREAVLALFQELEFRSLIPRLPNGATPSEEKPPEAPPGPARQPTLFPEPIGPAVVQPLTVPPLRTEHLPRPTEATVVTDEAGLAALREALERAPRFAFDVETDALSPMRAGLVGLSFAVEEGRGYYVPVGHRDGTPQLPLRRVLEVLGPVLSDPGRPKVAHHAKFDMLILARHGVEVEGLAFDTMVAEWVLNPAAYGLNLKHLAWLRLGVEMTSIEQLIGKGKGQRSFADVPVSAAAPYAAADADLTLRIARVQEEELRRQGLWKLFAEIEIPLIPVLVRMEQTGILIDVPLLQQMSVEFEKRIQTLAQEIYRWVGYPFNLDSPRQLSDALFGKLQLPTADVPRTGTGMYSTSSEVLESLRGAHPVIELILEYRQLAKLKSTYVDALPRMIHPDTGRIHPIYHQTGTVTGRISASDPNIQNIPIRTELGKQIRRAFIAPPGCVLLSADYSQIELRILAHITGDPGLIAAFRAGEDIHRATAAKAFGIPLEQVTEEQRNFAKRINYGLIYGMSAHGLAQQLGVSRREAERFIQQYFTAFPRVKVYIETIKERVARQGYVETLLGRRRYFPELMPAAPGQPPRRLPEAVRRKAEREAINAPIQGSAADIIKIAMIRIDQAIREQGLRTRMIMQVHDELVFEVPEEEVEIVRALVDERMRNAYPLRVPLDVETHIGPHWS; this is encoded by the coding sequence ATGGGATCCCTGGTGGTGCTGGTGGATGGACATTCTCTGGCTTACCGGGCGTATTACGCCCTGTTACGGCAGGGCTTGCAGACCCGCAAGGGGGAGCCGACCCATGCGGTCTACGGCTTCACTTCGATGCTCTTGAAGGTCTGGCGGGAGCACCGCCCGGACTACATGGCCGTGGCCTTCGATGTGGGGCGCACCTTCCGCCACGAGGCCTTCGCCGAATACAAGGCGACGCGGGCTGAGCGCCCCTCCGATTTCGACACCCAGCTGGCCCGCATCCGGCAGATCATCGAAGCCTTCGCCATCCCCATCCTGGCCGCGGAGGGCTACGAGGCGGACGATGTGATCGGCACCGCCGCCCGCCAGGCCCTCGAGCGGGGCATGGAGGTCCTCATCGTCACCGGCGACACGGACACCTTCCAGCTGATCCGCCCGGGCATCCGGGTGCTCACCTCTCGCCGCCACTTCGATGACATCGTGATCTACGACGTGCAGGCCATCCGGGAGCGCTACGGCCTGGAGCCCCATCAGCTGGTGGACCTCAAAGCCCTCACCGGCGACCCCAGCGACAACGTCCCCGGCGTGCGCGGGATCGGGGAGCGCACGGCCACCGAGCTGCTGAAGCGCTACGGCTCCCTGGAGAACGTCTACGCCCATCTGGACGAGATCCAGCCGGAGCGGGTGCGGCGGCTGCTGGAGGCCGGCCGGGAGCAGGCCTTCCTGAGCAAGGAGCTGGTCCGCATCCGCACCGACGCCCCGATCGCGGTGGACTGGGAGGCGTGCCGGGTCGGACGCTACAACCGGGAGGCGGTTCTGGCTCTCTTCCAGGAGCTGGAGTTCCGGAGCCTGATCCCCCGTCTCCCGAACGGCGCGACCCCTTCGGAGGAGAAGCCTCCGGAGGCCCCTCCGGGACCGGCCCGCCAGCCCACCCTTTTCCCGGAGCCCATCGGGCCCGCCGTGGTCCAGCCCTTAACGGTCCCTCCGCTGCGGACGGAGCACCTGCCCCGCCCGACGGAGGCCACGGTGGTGACCGATGAGGCCGGGCTGGCCGCGCTGCGGGAGGCCCTGGAGCGCGCGCCCCGCTTCGCCTTCGATGTGGAGACCGACGCCCTCTCCCCGATGCGGGCGGGCCTGGTGGGCCTCTCCTTCGCCGTGGAGGAAGGGCGGGGCTATTACGTCCCGGTCGGCCATCGGGACGGCACCCCCCAGCTGCCCCTCCGCCGGGTTCTGGAGGTCCTGGGGCCTGTCCTGAGCGACCCGGGGCGCCCCAAGGTGGCCCATCACGCCAAGTTCGACATGCTGATCCTGGCCCGCCACGGGGTGGAGGTGGAGGGGCTGGCCTTCGATACGATGGTCGCTGAATGGGTGCTGAACCCGGCCGCCTACGGCCTCAACCTGAAGCATCTGGCGTGGCTCCGGCTGGGCGTGGAGATGACCTCCATCGAGCAGTTGATCGGGAAAGGGAAGGGCCAGCGCTCCTTCGCCGACGTCCCGGTCTCCGCCGCCGCCCCTTACGCCGCGGCCGACGCCGATCTCACCCTGCGCATCGCCCGGGTTCAGGAGGAGGAGCTGCGGCGGCAGGGGCTGTGGAAGCTCTTCGCCGAGATCGAGATCCCCCTCATCCCCGTGCTGGTCCGGATGGAGCAGACCGGGATCCTGATCGACGTCCCCCTGCTGCAGCAGATGTCCGTCGAGTTTGAGAAACGGATCCAGACCCTGGCCCAGGAGATCTACCGCTGGGTGGGATATCCGTTCAACCTGGACTCCCCGCGCCAGCTTTCCGATGCCCTGTTCGGCAAGCTGCAGCTGCCCACCGCCGACGTGCCGCGGACCGGGACGGGGATGTATTCGACCTCCAGCGAGGTGCTGGAGAGCCTGCGGGGGGCGCATCCGGTGATCGAGCTCATCCTGGAATACCGGCAGCTGGCCAAGCTGAAGAGCACCTACGTGGACGCCCTGCCGCGGATGATCCATCCGGATACCGGCCGGATCCATCCCATTTATCACCAGACCGGGACGGTGACCGGGCGCATCTCGGCCAGCGATCCGAACATCCAGAACATCCCCATCCGCACCGAGCTGGGCAAACAGATCCGACGGGCCTTCATCGCCCCGCCGGGCTGCGTGCTCCTTTCCGCTGATTACTCGCAGATCGAGCTGCGCATCCTGGCCCACATCACCGGGGATCCCGGGCTGATCGCGGCCTTCCGGGCGGGAGAGGACATCCACCGGGCCACAGCGGCGAAGGCCTTCGGGATCCCGCTGGAGCAGGTGACGGAGGAGCAGCGCAACTTCGCCAAACGGATCAACTACGGGCTGATCTACGGGATGAGCGCCCATGGGCTGGCCCAGCAGCTGGGGGTCTCGCGGCGCGAGGCGGAGCGGTTCATCCAGCAGTATTTCACCGCCTTCCCCCGGGTGAAGGTCTACATCGAGACGATCAAGGAACGGGTCGCCCGACAGGGGTATGTGGAGACCCTCCTGGGACGCCGGCGCTACTTCCCGGAGCTGATGCCGGCGGCGCCCGGGCAGCCCCCACGCCGGCTCCCGGAGGCCGTGCGCCGGAAGGCGGAGCGGGAGGCCATCAACGCCCCCATCCAGGGCAGCGCTGCGGACATCATCAAGATCGCTATGATCCGGATCGACCAGGCCATCCGGGAGCAGGGCCTGCGGACCCGCATGATTATGCAGGTTCACGACGAGCTGGTGTTCGAGGTGCCCGAGGAGGAGGTCGAGATCGTCCGGGCGCTGGTGGACGAACGGATGCGGAACGCCTACCCCCTGCGCGTGCCGCTGGACGTGGAGACCCACATCGGGCCCCACTGGTCCTAA
- a CDS encoding 2-hydroxyacid dehydrogenase, whose protein sequence is MTRPQVYITRRIPERAFEVLREHAEIKVWDSDLPVPREILLKEVADADGLLCLLTEKVDAELLNAAPRLKVVSNMAVGFDNIDVAECTRRGIPVGNTPGVLTEATADLTWALLLAAARRIREAIDYVREGRWITWGPMLLLGQDVYGATIGIIGMGRIGTAVARRAKGFNMRILYHDVRRNEAAEAELGAVFVDMDTLLRESDFITIHTDLNPSTYRLINREAFAKMKPTAVLVNAARGPIVDTEALYEALKEGRIFAAALDVTDPEPLPADHPLLQLPNCMVVPHIGSATVTTRNRMAEIAALNVLAGLRGERLPYCVNPEVYERAAG, encoded by the coding sequence ATGACCCGTCCCCAGGTTTACATCACGCGACGCATCCCGGAGCGGGCCTTCGAGGTCCTGCGGGAGCATGCAGAGATCAAAGTCTGGGACAGCGATCTCCCCGTCCCCCGCGAGATCCTGTTGAAGGAAGTGGCCGATGCCGACGGCCTCCTCTGCCTGTTGACCGAGAAGGTCGACGCGGAGCTGCTGAACGCCGCGCCGCGCCTGAAGGTGGTCAGCAACATGGCCGTCGGCTTCGACAACATCGATGTGGCCGAGTGCACCCGCCGGGGCATCCCCGTGGGGAACACCCCCGGGGTCCTCACCGAGGCCACGGCGGACCTCACGTGGGCGCTGTTGCTGGCCGCCGCCCGGCGCATCCGAGAAGCCATCGATTACGTGCGGGAGGGCCGCTGGATCACCTGGGGCCCCATGCTCCTGCTGGGCCAGGACGTCTACGGAGCGACCATCGGCATCATCGGCATGGGGCGGATCGGGACGGCGGTGGCCCGCCGGGCGAAAGGGTTCAACATGCGCATCCTGTATCACGACGTCCGCCGGAACGAGGCCGCGGAAGCCGAGCTCGGGGCCGTCTTCGTGGATATGGACACCCTCCTCCGGGAGAGCGATTTCATCACCATCCACACGGATCTCAACCCGAGCACCTATCGCCTGATCAACCGGGAGGCCTTCGCCAAGATGAAGCCCACCGCCGTCTTGGTGAACGCCGCCCGGGGCCCCATCGTGGACACGGAGGCCCTCTACGAGGCCCTCAAGGAGGGGCGGATCTTCGCCGCCGCCCTCGACGTCACGGATCCGGAGCCCCTCCCGGCGGATCATCCGCTCCTCCAGCTGCCGAACTGCATGGTGGTTCCTCACATCGGCAGCGCGACGGTGACCACGCGGAACCGCATGGCGGAGATCGCGGCCCTGAACGTGCTGGCCGGCCTCCGGGGCGAGCGGCTCCCCTACTGTGTGAACCCCGAGGTCTACGAACGGGCCGCGGGCTGA
- a CDS encoding M24 family metallopeptidase, with protein MAAVHRQRVKAVRRLMAEKKVEAFLVTYLPNVRYLSGFTGSAAVLCITPRGAWILTDFRYWEQAAHQAPDFTLYRLPSRRFSEILPEFLKKIGSPQRIAFESARVTVDQWKSWKKAVPKVRWIPTRDWVESLRAVKDEEELARIREAARIADATMAYLRRRLRPGMTEREAAWLAEQYLRTHGGEDVAFDILVASGPNAAMAHHHPGDRPLKVGEPIVVDLGARVDGYHSDLTRTFILGRMPRRFREIYDIVLRAQEAAIRHMRAGMPGKEIDALARAVIEEAGYKDAFGHGLGHGVGLEIHEKPSAGPIAEDPVPAGAVLTVEPGIYLSGWGGVRIEDMVVVGEDGVREILTHASRDPLIPVRG; from the coding sequence ATGGCTGCGGTGCATCGACAGCGGGTGAAAGCCGTGCGCCGCCTTATGGCGGAAAAGAAGGTCGAGGCCTTCCTGGTCACCTACCTCCCCAACGTCCGCTATCTCTCCGGGTTCACCGGCTCCGCCGCGGTCCTCTGCATCACGCCCCGTGGCGCCTGGATCCTCACGGATTTCCGTTACTGGGAGCAGGCGGCCCACCAGGCCCCCGATTTCACCTTGTATCGGCTCCCGAGCCGCCGCTTCTCCGAGATCCTGCCGGAGTTCCTGAAGAAGATCGGCTCGCCGCAACGCATCGCCTTCGAGAGCGCCCGGGTCACGGTGGATCAGTGGAAAAGCTGGAAAAAGGCCGTCCCGAAGGTGAGGTGGATTCCGACCCGGGACTGGGTGGAGAGCTTGCGGGCGGTGAAAGATGAGGAGGAGCTGGCCCGCATCCGGGAGGCCGCCCGCATCGCCGATGCCACCATGGCCTATCTGCGTCGCCGCTTGCGCCCGGGGATGACGGAGCGCGAGGCCGCCTGGCTGGCGGAGCAATACCTGCGCACCCACGGAGGGGAAGATGTGGCCTTCGACATCCTGGTGGCCTCCGGGCCGAACGCGGCCATGGCCCACCACCACCCGGGGGACCGTCCCCTGAAGGTCGGTGAGCCCATCGTGGTGGACCTGGGGGCGCGGGTGGACGGCTATCACTCCGATCTCACCCGCACCTTCATCCTGGGCCGCATGCCCCGGCGCTTCCGGGAGATCTATGACATCGTCCTGCGCGCCCAGGAGGCCGCCATCCGCCATATGCGGGCCGGGATGCCGGGCAAGGAGATCGATGCGCTGGCGCGCGCCGTCATCGAGGAGGCGGGCTACAAGGACGCCTTCGGCCACGGCCTGGGCCACGGGGTGGGCCTGGAGATCCACGAGAAGCCCTCGGCCGGGCCCATCGCGGAAGACCCGGTGCCCGCCGGCGCTGTCCTCACCGTGGAGCCCGGGATCTACCTGAGCGGCTGGGGTGGCGTGCGCATTGAAGACATGGTGGTCGTAGGCGAAGATGGGGTCCGGGAGATCCTTACGCATGCCTCCCGCGACCCCCTGATCCCGGTGCGCGGATAG